In the genome of Desertifilum tharense IPPAS B-1220, the window GAACGCTTAGAACTTTCAGCTTTACGAGTTCCCAATACAAGGATTGTTTCGCCATTATTTCGTACCATTTCACGAATAAAAGAATTAGCAGGATTGATTTTTAATCGTGCAGTACACCACCGAAATTGATTGCGCGGGGCTGGATATCCTTTGCCAATAAGATTTACCCAAAATGTGTCTTTCAGTTGAGGTTTCAATAAATGAGGTTGTATAGGAACGTTTTGCTGAATAGCTGAAGTTCTAATATTTTCTAAGGATTTCGCTACCCAAGCAGAAACAATTGGATTTTCAACCTGGGTATCAGTTGAAATCACATGGATTGGTTTAGTACGTTGTTCTGCTGGTAACAATGAGATTGCATTCCAGATTAGTTGAAGTACCGCGCTAGAATCTTTCCCCCCACTCCAGCCAATCAACCAAGGTATAGAATCGAGGCGATACAAATCTTGTATTTCCTGAGTCAGCTTTTGAATATCTTCAATAAGTTCTGTAACAGTTCTTGATTGAAATAAAGATATATTTTCTTGAGTCATAATTTTTTAATACCCGTATTTATCTGGTTTACGATCGCTCTCAATTATGTCTATCATTATTGATGTAATCTAAGTTTAGTAGATCGCTTGCGTATGTCTAGTCTTGAATTTCCCCAACCCGATCAAAATTTAACTCTTGATGCATTCCTCAGTCCTTACTTTGCTCAATATCATAGAGAGCGTTGCTATCCTGGCTTGCTTTTTCGGCAGGGTAAGCGACAAATGATTCAGATTAATGTACCTGCTCATGATTTACCTACTTTACTTCAAGCTAAACCCTCTACTGGCAACGATCCGGATTCTGGTAAAAATAGACCAGAGGTAAAAGGTCACGCTGAAGAAATAAAAGGATATATCAGAGAAAGAGTTGGCAAAAATAAACCTTGGATTTTAGGGACTTTAACTGCAAATATCCATCCAGATGATATTAATATAATCGAGCTAGGAAGAGATATTTGCTTGGTAATTATACCGCGAAAGGTCAAATTAGACATTACAGATGGTCAACATAGAAAAAGAGCAATACATGAATTAATTGTAGGTTCTGAATCAGAGTTAATTAGTGACAACAATTTTCCTATTACCCTAGTTCTAGAAGATGATTTTAATCAGTGCCAAACTGATTTTCGCGATATGGCACAAACTCGACAACTAGATCAAACTTTACTAAAGTCATTTGGGGAATTTGAAGGTCAGGTAGGAATTACTAAAGTTTTACAAACAGAAGTCCCAATGTTTCGGGGTAAGACTGAAAAAATCAAATCTGCTCCTGCAACAAAACAGAAGCTAATTTATACAACCAACTACATTGCTAAGTTTGTCAGTTGTGCTTTTGCAAACGATCCAAATGATGAGCTAAAAAACATTGAAGTAGAACCTGCGGCTAGGGCTTTAATAAAAGCTCTTAATCAATTCTTTTCTGAGTCAATTCATACGCGCCATATTTTTGAGAAAGATGCTCAAGAATTAACTGTTGTTGAAGTAAGTGATTTTAAGGAAAATTGCTTACTAGGTCGAAGTGTTGGACTAGAAATTCTAGGTCGATTACTGTATTTTGCCTATGACAGAACAATGAGTTGCTTTTTACCAGAAAAAGTAAGGCAAATTTCTAACCTTGATTGGTCAAAATCAAGTCATGTATGGGAAGGAACTGTGGTTCTCTCTAGCTATAATCCTCCTAATGTTGCAAAGTCCTATAAGATTACTGCCAGCGCTAATGCTGTAAGATTAGCCGTGAGTTCGGCTAAAAGTCACTTAGGTTGGAATTAACTTCCCTAAAAGTAACATCTGTCAAAAAGTAGTAAAGATCTTATACTTATTTCTATTACTACTTTTTGAATAATTTCAGTTGGATATTATAACACAAAAGGTTTTTAAAAACCACTCTATGAACAGACCAGCGACCCCCCAGACCGACGCCAGAGAAACCCCAGAGGTAGAGAAGCCAGAGATTGGGGAGATTGGGCGAATCTTAGAAAGCTACTTGGGGAAAAGCGACCAGATATTGGTGCAAAGATTGGAGATGGGGGGAAGCGAGGCTTATATTGGGTCAGTTAGCTTGGAGTGGTTTGCGAGTCGGGTGCGGTTTGCGTCGTACTTGCCCTTATTGCGATCGCACTCACCCATCTCCTCCCACAATACCACCATCAACGCCGACACCATCGAAATCATCCAGCAACGTCCCCTCGACTGGTCGCGCCAAGCCTCCTTAACCCAATACCTCGCCGCCCGCAAGCATCACAAATTCCCGCCCGTCCTCGTTGTCCTGAACCAGCCTTGGGTAGACAACCCCCAGGCTAGCGAATGGGATAAACACAGAAAAGCCAAATTATCAGCCGCCCAGTTTACCCCCCTCGATAACAACGCCAGTTTGGGATTATTAAACGTCTCTCCCCACGTCACCCTCTTCGCCCTCGATGGCCAACACCGACTGATGGGCGTTCAAGGCTTAATGGAATTGCTGAACACTGGGAAGTTGGCCCGCTACCGCAAGGATAAAAAGCCCTCTGGGGGCGTCATTACCCTAGAGGATTTGCAGACCGAATATCAAGTAGACTCCGACTATTTGCAAAGCCTCGCCCAAGAGAAAATTGGGATTGAATTTCTGTCCGCTGTGATTCCGGGAGAAACCTACGAACAGGCCCGCCGCCGCATTCGTTCCATTTTTGTCCATGTCAACCTGATGGCGGTTCCCCTGAGTAAGGGTCAGTTGGCGCAACTCGATGAAAATGACGGCTTTTCCATTGTTGCCCGTAAAGTGGCGGTAACTCATTCTTTGTTGAAGGATAAACCAGGGCGAAACCCAAGAGTAAATTGGGATAGCGCCACCGTTGCGGCAAAATCTACTGTTTTCACAACCCTGCAAGCCCTCAAGGACATGTCGGAACGCTATCTACATCCCCGCTTTCCCCATTGGAAACAGGTACAGAAGAAGGGTTTGATTCCGCTACGACCGGAGGATGAGGAATTGGCGGCGGGAATTGAGGCGTTTAGCACCTTTTTTGACCATCTCTCTCGGCTGTTGAGTTTGCAACGCCTGGGTTACGATGCGGAAACGCCGGAATTACGCCGCTTTAGTTTTGAAAAACCGCCCGGTGAGGGGAATCTGTTATTTCGCCCCGTAGGACAAATTGCCCTCGCCCAAGCATTAGGCATTTTGACGTTTAAAAAAGGCATTCCTTTAGAAACGCTATTCGCCAAGCTGCAACGCTTTGATACCGATGGCGGCTTTAGTTATATGGAAACGCCCCAATCTCTGTGGTATGGCATTCTCTACGACCCCAATAAGAAGCGCATCCTGGTTTCTGGGCGGGATTTGGCGGTTAAGTTGCTAGTCTATCTATTAGGCGGGGTGACAGATGAACTGGAAAAAGCCGATATTCGCCGCGCCGTCGCTGATGCCCGAACGGTGGAAGGTCAAGCGATGGGTTTTCAGGGTAAGTTTGTTGAACCCCGAAAGGTGGGTTTACCCCAGATTTTGGTTTAGTTGAATGTTATTGATTGCGTAAGACGCGAACTTTCATCGATTCAACTTCTTTGGTTAGGCTATTAATTTTGAACAATTTATATTCTCGCTCAAATTCATGAATTCCCGGAAGGATTGAACCTGATTTTGGATGACGTTCAAAACTAAGGGTAATCAACCAGAACTGATTGTCTTCTGACTTTTCTACTTCTTCGATAGCAAGGTTTTCAATTCTATTATTGAGTATTCCTTGAAGCGATTTAAGATAAGTCTCTGCTGCTAGGACGGCTTGTTTAACCTCATCAATCCTCATCTAGTTTTGCCTCAAATTTTTGAATGTTTATTGCTGGTTGACGTGAGGAATCTTTTATAAGAAGCGACTTAAATCAAAACTATCTGTCTCGGTTTTGGGCTTCACCCGTTCGGCAATTAACATTAAGAGGAGGCGTTCGGTATAGTCTATGCTGCCGCGTAATGCTTCGCGGAGGATTTCTAGGCCGCCGTTGGCGTATTCTTCGAGGATGTGCAGGCGCTGTTCTAAGGCTGCGGGTTCGTAGGAAGACAGGATTTGAGGGTCTTGGGTTTGCGCGATCGCAATCAGCTTAATGGCTAGATCGTACCCCCTAGAGGCAAAGATTTCTACTCCAATGGGGGCGGGGTCTTTGGTGGAAATTCCTCCCAGGGGAAGGCGTTTGTCTTGCTTGACGCCTAGGGAGGCTGCAAACATCACAACATCTGCATAGGTTTCAAATACGCCGTCTTTACTGTTCGCGGTGACTAGGCTTTTAACAAATTCGGCTTTATCTTTGGCGATGCGAACTCTAGACATGGGAAAAGGTAAAGAGGAACGTTACAGAAATTAAGAAGTCTTAACCTCAAGTTAAAAGCGGCCAGACCTTTGCAGCAACTCCGGTAGGGTGACAAACTCGTAGCCTTCCGCTTTCAAGGCTTCCAGCAGTTCGGGTAAGGCGGCGGCGGCTTGCATTCGACCGCGATTGCCATCGTGCATTAGTATAATTCCTCCGGGTTGGATTTGCCGCAGAATGGTTTGGACTATCTGGTGGGGGGTGGGTTCTTGGTAGTCTCTAGAGTCTACAGACCAAAGCGCGACGAGATAGCGGTTTTTTTTGGCCCAACTGACGAGGCCATTTTCTAAGCGACCTTTGGGGGGTCGAAATAATAGGGTTCTGACGCCGGTAACTTGGGTAATTATACGGGAGGCTTGGTTAATTTCATAACCGGCTTCTTGGGGATTGAGGCGATCGCTGCGATGACTCCAGGTATGATTGCCAATAGCATGACCTTGGGCCACCAGTTGCTGGCTAATCTCTGGATAGCGCTGAACGTGGCGTCCAATCACAAAGAAGGTCGCTTTGACTTGATAGCGTTCGAGGGTGGCTAAAATCTCTGGCGTGGCGTCGGGAGAAGGGCCATCATCAAAGGTTAAGGCGATCGCTCTTTCAGGTGAAGGAAGCTTAACCTGACTCATCATTATACCTTGCGATCGCGCCGGGATGGTTGAGGGCGGCAAGGCATAACTGAGTTGGGGTAAGTGCAGGCATAAGCTGGCTAGGAGTCCTAAGCCAATTAGGCACAATCTCCTCATTCTGTTTTTTCGGACGAGGTTATACATATTGATAAAATTGTCATCCCCCAAAAGGAAGACTAATTGAGGCGGCAGCTTTTATTTTAACTGAATTCAGTATCTTTTGTTACTCCTGTTGGGAGGCTTCGAGGGGATGGGTACTTAAGTAAGGTGTCGCTGAACGTGAAGGGTTTAAAAAGTTGAATGCCGAAAAATATTAAGATTCGGTAAACTTACTGGATTCTGGGTTACGTTCTGGTTATTTCAACCTTAAACTCAGCTTAACCTCAGTAATCTTGCGGAGAAGCGCAAGCCCGGTACTTATTATGACGCTTACCCCGTTCTACCTCATTCTCACAATTGCCAATATTGTGTTTTTCACAGTTTTGTATTTGCTGGTTCCTCCCTTAAGAGATGCACTCTCTCGCGAAGACCAGTTTATGGAAAATTTAACCACTATTTTATTTTTAGAAACCTTTTTTGTCGGTTTATATGCAACCCTTAAACTCCCTAATAAACAGCGGAGAAAACTTTATTTAGCCATTCCCATTGTTGGATTATTAGGCTTTTTAAGCGAACTCAGCTTTGGCGAACGAATCTTTTACTTTGAAGCACCCGAAATTAATGGAGTCAAAATAGACGCCGTTCATGACTTCTTGAGCGTTATCTACATTTCCTGGTATCATATGCCCAATCGGAATGCAGTGGCTCTAGCTGTTGCCTTAATTTTCGGGACTATCCTGTTTTGGAATCGACGTTACTTTGCCTTTAACAATCTCCAAAAGATTTTTCAAAACTTTTTCCCTTCCCGCTTTGTAACAGCGGCAGTATTATTTTCAGGGATGGGTTTAATCATTGACTTAGAAATTGTTCATCATGACTTTCTCTTCTTTTTAGAAGAACTGTTTGAAATGAACGGCGGGTTAGCACTCCTTTTCTCTGCTTTTGCCATTCAAGTCGAACGAAAAGGCTATTTTGTCAGAACGCAAAAACAACTCGCCTACTCTCAAAACTTAGTCGGCGTGACTAGCATTCTCAAATAATCTACAAATGCACGGGGATTTCAACAATCTCCGTGTATTCAAATTCATGGCTACTCCGTTTAACCAAAGCATAACGTTCGCCTTGCCGTTCTAGCCAATCTTCCTCGCAGTTGGGTTTAGGCGAATGGTAGACTAGAAGATACTCTTTGCCAATGCGCGGGTTCATCTCGGTTTCGACTTCCCCGCGCCATTGAGTTTTGGTGACTAAAACGATTAATTGATTGGCAAGTTGGGGTAAAGATTTGGCAACTTGGCGGCGATAGATTTCATCCAAACTGCCAAAGGGGGAATCCATGACGACGGGAAAGGTGCTACTATTAGGCCCTAGGTGCAGGCGCGATTGACTCCACTCCCGCACTCGGTCGATAATACCGCCAATGAAGGATAAACACAGGATTTGATTTTCCCCAGTCGAGGCGGCGACGGGTAACTCAAAGAGAGAGGTTTTCTCGACGAGGGAAAGTTCGTATTTTTCGCTGAGTTTGGGAAGGTAGGGAGTAAAGGAAATTTGACTAAAGATTTCTTGTACCCGCTTTTCTAAGGAAGAACGGAATTGTTTTTCTAAGCGATTTTTAACTTCGCCAATGCGTTCGATAGCCTCTTGGGTGGCTTGGATGCGCCGCTGTGCTAAGGCTTGTCTTTCTTCGTTCATTTGCTGTTTGGCGACTTGTTTAATCGCTTTTTCAATGTCGCTATCTAGCATTTCTAGTTTTTGTTGATTTGCACCCGTTTCCCGTTGCAGTTCGTTGATTTTGCTATCGAGGCTATCGAGGCGTTTTTGCAGTCGTTGAATGTCAATATCGGGATAGGAAATTAGCTTATTGCGGATATCGTCGAGTTCGGTTTCAATTTGAGATAACTCGGTTCGCCATTGGGTAAGGTTGGCTTGTTCCCTATCGGTAATTTCCCAGAATTCTGAGGCTTGACGTTTGAGTTCATCGGTTTGTGCGGTGAGGCGAATAGCTGTTTCTTCAATATCTGCTATTCCCGCTTTTTCCCTCCAAGCTTGTACGAGGTGGTAAGCGTGGGAACCGTCGGTTAATTCTGCACCACAGATACAACGTTTTCGGTTGAGTAAGTCTTCGACAAAGGTTTTCTTAATTCCGGTGGGAAGTTCTCCCCGCTGGCGCATTCCTTCGAGGATGTCTTGGCATTTTGCGGTGGTATCGCCAAGTAGGAAAGTATAGGCTTTAGTTGAAAGGGTACGTTTAAGAAGGTCTTTGGCGGACTGCAATTGCTGGCGCAGGTTGGCTTTTTGAGATTCTAGGCGATCGCGCCGAGTTTGTAAATCTTCAATCCCGCCCGTTTCTAACAGTTGCGCTTGTACGGCTTGCTTTATTTCCCCATGATGCGCTAACTCTTGTTGTATCTCATTTTGGCGTTGAATCAGTTGTTCTCGCTGTTGTTCTAATTTCTGTTTCTCGGCGAGGACTTTTTGGGTTTGCGGGTTTCCAATAAGCTGAAGTTCGTCTTCGAGGGTTTTCACCGCCTCCTTGAGGTGACGCAGGCTGCGGTTAAAAACTTCTACCCCTAATAACTCTTTGGTGGCTTCAGCAATTTCGGCTTTCTTATCGTCGCGTACAATATGTTCGATGCGTTCTCCATCAAAGAAGAAGTATTGATGCAGGCTTCCAGGTAAAATTCTGCCAATAATATCATCGGGGTGCTGGTGGGTTGGCGTCCAGCGTCCATCATCTCCGGCTACCCACATCCACACCTCAGTTTTACCATATTCCACTTCTCCCATATCGCTGCGGTAGGCGCGACACAACCGTTTGAGGCGATAGCGTTGATGTTCTCGTTCAAAGGCGACTTCGACAAAACAGTCTACAGGTTCTCTGGGTTCGACTTCGT includes:
- a CDS encoding polysaccharide deacetylase family protein — its product is MRRLCLIGLGLLASLCLHLPQLSYALPPSTIPARSQGIMMSQVKLPSPERAIALTFDDGPSPDATPEILATLERYQVKATFFVIGRHVQRYPEISQQLVAQGHAIGNHTWSHRSDRLNPQEAGYEINQASRIITQVTGVRTLLFRPPKGRLENGLVSWAKKNRYLVALWSVDSRDYQEPTPHQIVQTILRQIQPGGIILMHDGNRGRMQAAAALPELLEALKAEGYEFVTLPELLQRSGRF
- a CDS encoding DGQHR domain-containing protein — translated: MNRPATPQTDARETPEVEKPEIGEIGRILESYLGKSDQILVQRLEMGGSEAYIGSVSLEWFASRVRFASYLPLLRSHSPISSHNTTINADTIEIIQQRPLDWSRQASLTQYLAARKHHKFPPVLVVLNQPWVDNPQASEWDKHRKAKLSAAQFTPLDNNASLGLLNVSPHVTLFALDGQHRLMGVQGLMELLNTGKLARYRKDKKPSGGVITLEDLQTEYQVDSDYLQSLAQEKIGIEFLSAVIPGETYEQARRRIRSIFVHVNLMAVPLSKGQLAQLDENDGFSIVARKVAVTHSLLKDKPGRNPRVNWDSATVAAKSTVFTTLQALKDMSERYLHPRFPHWKQVQKKGLIPLRPEDEELAAGIEAFSTFFDHLSRLLSLQRLGYDAETPELRRFSFEKPPGEGNLLFRPVGQIALAQALGILTFKKGIPLETLFAKLQRFDTDGGFSYMETPQSLWYGILYDPNKKRILVSGRDLAVKLLVYLLGGVTDELEKADIRRAVADARTVEGQAMGFQGKFVEPRKVGLPQILV
- a CDS encoding DNA sulfur modification protein DndB: MSSLEFPQPDQNLTLDAFLSPYFAQYHRERCYPGLLFRQGKRQMIQINVPAHDLPTLLQAKPSTGNDPDSGKNRPEVKGHAEEIKGYIRERVGKNKPWILGTLTANIHPDDINIIELGRDICLVIIPRKVKLDITDGQHRKRAIHELIVGSESELISDNNFPITLVLEDDFNQCQTDFRDMAQTRQLDQTLLKSFGEFEGQVGITKVLQTEVPMFRGKTEKIKSAPATKQKLIYTTNYIAKFVSCAFANDPNDELKNIEVEPAARALIKALNQFFSESIHTRHIFEKDAQELTVVEVSDFKENCLLGRSVGLEILGRLLYFAYDRTMSCFLPEKVRQISNLDWSKSSHVWEGTVVLSSYNPPNVAKSYKITASANAVRLAVSSAKSHLGWN
- a CDS encoding DNA phosphorothioation-associated protein 4, whose amino-acid sequence is MSRVRIAKDKAEFVKSLVTANSKDGVFETYADVVMFAASLGVKQDKRLPLGGISTKDPAPIGVEIFASRGYDLAIKLIAIAQTQDPQILSSYEPAALEQRLHILEEYANGGLEILREALRGSIDYTERLLLMLIAERVKPKTETDSFDLSRFL
- a CDS encoding AAA family ATPase, which translates into the protein MKLTSIQLCNFRQFYGKTPEIQFAGSTRNITIIHGNNGSGKTTLLNAFTWALYEKFSAAFASPEQLVNKRAINEVEPREPVDCFVEVAFEREHQRYRLKRLCRAYRSDMGEVEYGKTEVWMWVAGDDGRWTPTHQHPDDIIGRILPGSLHQYFFFDGERIEHIVRDDKKAEIAEATKELLGVEVFNRSLRHLKEAVKTLEDELQLIGNPQTQKVLAEKQKLEQQREQLIQRQNEIQQELAHHGEIKQAVQAQLLETGGIEDLQTRRDRLESQKANLRQQLQSAKDLLKRTLSTKAYTFLLGDTTAKCQDILEGMRQRGELPTGIKKTFVEDLLNRKRCICGAELTDGSHAYHLVQAWREKAGIADIEETAIRLTAQTDELKRQASEFWEITDREQANLTQWRTELSQIETELDDIRNKLISYPDIDIQRLQKRLDSLDSKINELQRETGANQQKLEMLDSDIEKAIKQVAKQQMNEERQALAQRRIQATQEAIERIGEVKNRLEKQFRSSLEKRVQEIFSQISFTPYLPKLSEKYELSLVEKTSLFELPVAASTGENQILCLSFIGGIIDRVREWSQSRLHLGPNSSTFPVVMDSPFGSLDEIYRRQVAKSLPQLANQLIVLVTKTQWRGEVETEMNPRIGKEYLLVYHSPKPNCEEDWLERQGERYALVKRSSHEFEYTEIVEIPVHL